From the Astyanax mexicanus isolate ESR-SI-001 chromosome 12, AstMex3_surface, whole genome shotgun sequence genome, the window GTGAATTTTGCgatttcagatcaaacacaaacgACTTGGGGCagttggtgtggtgtgtgtgtgtgtctgtgtttgtgagtCCAGAGCTTCTCACTGCTGATTACCTGACTACCCAGCTCACACACTTCACTTCAAAGAGCCCCAAACTCTTCCTGTTTTTACAGGACCCACTGGGGGGGTCCCATTCCTAACTCACACTCACCTCACTTCCCCTCCCCCCACCTCCCTCACCCcaagtccccccccccccatggcTTCCTGTCACTTGACTGTCCTTGACAGTCACCTCCATACTTGTTTCCTAGAGCATTGATCAATGTAATTTACCAGTTTCCTCCCTTTCCATATCTTTACAGTGGAATAAGGATAAGTGGGAAGTAGCAGGGAAGGCGGAGCCTCAGCCACCGTACAGAACGTACCTTCACCCAGACTCCCCCGCCCCGGGCAGCCACTGGATGAAGCAGGCCGTCTCCTTCCTCAAGATGAAGCTCACCAACAACGCCCTCGACCAGCATGGACATGTAAGTCGGCATGCTTCATGTTCAATGGTGTCAATGTTTTCTTTGGGATTTAGGATCTATCTTTGACTTTATCTtatctaaatatataatatgtatatatatatatatatatatatatatgtatgtgtgtgagcgtGTCCTGACTAGACTCTTCTTTTTTGCTTCAGATCATCCTGCACTCCATGCATCGCTACCATCCACGATTCCACATCGTCCAGGCTGACGACCTGTACAGCGTACGTTGGAGTGTCTTCCAAACTTTCACTTTCCCAGAGACCTCCTTCACTGCTGTCACTGCATACCAGAACACCAAGGTATGTGTACTAGAACACACCATGTGCATAtcatagtttttttatatatatagtttgatataatttttacatttttaaatttttttattatttcaaaaagtaagaaaatacaaaaaaaataaattttagtttCATTGCTTCGTCATGCTCACAACTATCACCTTCTTCTCATTTCAGATCACCAAGCTGAAGATCGACAACAACCCTTTCGCCAAAGGCTTCAGAGACGAGGGTACCAACTCTAAAAGGTGAGACAGAGCAGCCTTCTTGTCAATGCTATTAAAATCTAAACCTTTCTTCTCTGAAATTAGCTTTAACCTACCGTAACTTAACTCTGTTTCTCCTCTCAGACGTGCCAACAGAACTTCTGATCCCGAGAGGCTGGCTAAGAGGCTCAACTCCATGGTTAATGACTCGGATCAAGTTCAAGACAGCCCACCAGGTAAAGACCACACTCAGCACCTATACACCCATACAATCAAATATGcattaaatattttagaaagacttttcatATATAATCTTTAGTGCAGAACTGAACATTGAATGAATTTTCCTCTCATTTTTAAGGCATATGTCGCTCCTCTTATGAAGGCCTGGAAGAGGAGAGAGCAGCTCTTAAGGAAGCAGAGGTGAAAGAGGAGCGCTACTCTCCGTGGGGAAGCGCATCAGATCGGGAGAGCCACGGATTGGGCAGGGAATCCCCGCTGGGTTCTGATGCTCGAGATATGTACAGTACGGAACAGCTTGTGCCAGGACACAGCACGTACCAGCCGTACAGGTATTTACTGATCACATTACTCACATCCACTTCCTCACATCTTCTTactcgttaaaaaaaaaaatagctctaGTGATCCAGAAAGGATATTGGGACCATGCTGAAGTTCAAAATACAGctcttagaaaaaaaatgtgagaccacttaaaaaatattagtttctttgattttaccaaatttaaaacctccaGAATATAATAAAGGATGATGGAAGATCACAAGTCATCataccaagctgaagtgcttaaaattttgcaccaggagtcgcataaagttattcaaaagcagtgtgttaaactggctgaggagaacatgccaagaaaactgTAATCAAAGAACAGGgttattattgatttctgaactcttaaagctttatgaatatgaattttctTTCTTTGCATCACtaaagatctgaaagctctgcatcttttaaaaaaaatatttttcgacaaatgaatgctctaaatgacaatatttatattttgccaTAATTAACAGATTATAGACCCCAAAACTGAACCCTGAGGGGCCAGAAAATTCACAGTTCATAGTTTCTCTCAAGCTTAATTTCTCGAATTtacagaggaagaaaaaaaaatcttaataattaAAGGACGTACAAAAACATttgggagcatttctattggtccatttgttaTAGATTTTGAATACAGTGTAAGGCAAGATTCacatcaggtaaaaaaaaaaaaaaggatttaatttTTACATGATTTTTACATATGCATAGATAATTTGAACAAAATTCTGCCTTAGCTTCGTTAATTTGTGTTCATTAGTGTTAATCATTAATTCCTCATTTTTTTCCTCAGGTTCCACGAATACGGCAAGTCCCCCTCTCCGTCCTCCTCTTCATCCAGcctgggcagcagcagcagcagcggcagcgtgGGGCGCTCCAGCTTTGAGTCTCGAGTTCCTGATGTAGCCACCGTCCCAGACCAGGATGGAAAGCCCTCAGCCCACGAAGCTGCCCTTCCCCACTGCCCCCCTCACCCCTCAGCCCCCTCCCAGGACTACGCCGGGGTGCTGAACATGGCCGTGCCCCAGTCCAAGCCGGCCATACTTGGACACCCTCTGTACACCCCGTACGGCACTGAGCAGGCCCTGGGCCAGTGGGCCAGCGGGACAGGGTCGGCCCAGtaccctcctccacctcctccacctccaccccaccatcacccccaccaccaccaccatctgaCCACAGACTACAGCGCTCAGGCCGCCCATCACGGCTACCACCACGGCAATGTGGGCGACTGGAGCCAGTACCCGCTTTTCTCCTACTCCTGCTGGTGAGATGTGAGATGTGACCGCAGACAGACAAATGGACTCTTGTGAGTCATAATGTCAGTCACAAGAAGATGGACACAAGGTTCAGCGGTCATACAGGACCAGGAGAGGCCTTGGAGAGTGACCTCCACCTAGAGCAGTTCAGGAGACCAAGTTAGCAAGTTAAAGATTTAAGGAGATTCATTGTTTTCTTGGAGATTTTGAACACTTTAACACTGAGCTAATGGTGTTAGCATGATGGTCAGATGGCAAGTCGATGGCTATTCAAACTGTGTGCAGTTTCAGGAGCTGCTTGCCCGAAGCTGCTCCCCAAAAGCCTTGAAAACTGAAACGTGTGAAaatgatgtttatttattttgtgaatGGTTTTGCTGCtggtaaatattattataatggcAATACTTC encodes:
- the tbx16 gene encoding T-box transcription factor 16, with translation MQAIRDLKHNFSIPPTSAMAGATDPYLQSNIRMTLEDPELWKSFHEIGTEMIITKPGRRMFPHCKINISGLVPYAKYILLVDMVPEDGYRYKWNKDKWEVAGKAEPQPPYRTYLHPDSPAPGSHWMKQAVSFLKMKLTNNALDQHGHIILHSMHRYHPRFHIVQADDLYSVRWSVFQTFTFPETSFTAVTAYQNTKITKLKIDNNPFAKGFRDEGTNSKRRANRTSDPERLAKRLNSMVNDSDQVQDSPPGICRSSYEGLEEERAALKEAEVKEERYSPWGSASDRESHGLGRESPLGSDARDMYSTEQLVPGHSTYQPYRFHEYGKSPSPSSSSSSLGSSSSSGSVGRSSFESRVPDVATVPDQDGKPSAHEAALPHCPPHPSAPSQDYAGVLNMAVPQSKPAILGHPLYTPYGTEQALGQWASGTGSAQYPPPPPPPPPHHHPHHHHHLTTDYSAQAAHHGYHHGNVGDWSQYPLFSYSCW